In Salmo salar chromosome ssa24, Ssal_v3.1, whole genome shotgun sequence, the following proteins share a genomic window:
- the npc1l1 gene encoding NPC1-like intracellular cholesterol transporter 1, whose amino-acid sequence MGRPTMSRATALLTLLACLVVLEARHEPGYCAFYEECGRNPTVSGSLLPPIIPCLNYSHARALKGEHYQQLKKVCPMLDRGEGSTTACCSIKQLKSLEMSLMLSKAVLMRCPSCADNFAHLHCINTCSPNQTTTINVTRTMNITTLGIVKEAVVGYQAYLSTSFADKSFESCKNVRIPATGGYAIATMCGRYGSALCTAQRWYDFQGDSSNGLAPLDIDFRLIPEGVTEGIPDGVVPYAGRALGCNEMTPTGAEVCSCQDCQASCPVIPSPPPPAEPFTIGGVDGYLVLCVIFLCVLILAFLLFVLSTYLLGKEEGKDSEKGKGKGKGMDKNGNNVNERLIEPWEVTCTDKNSLATQEILGFVFQAWGTLIASHPLKVLLASAVVIAVFATGLMHIELTTDPVQLWSAPNSRARMEKDFHDKHFDPFFRTNQLILTAPGRPGHFYDSLLFGKQNFSGIIAKDLILELLELQKKIQNIEFWSNDLNRTASLKDVCFAPLNPSNSSLTDCAVNSLPQYFQNSVDNLNAKVNMTELGVTKEVDWRDHFIYCVNSPLSFKDITDLQLSCMADYGAPVFPFLAVGGYENEGYTTAEALILTFSLNNYPRDNVKFKVALEWEQRFLDIVQEYQKSPGNPFTFAYMAERSLEDEINRTTAEDIPIFMISYAVIFVYIAVALGEYTSFSRILVDSKFLVGLGGILVVGCSVLASMGFYAWIGIPSSLVILQVVPFLVLAVGADNIFIFVLEYQRDARRPGEKREEQIGRVLGNVAPSMLLCSLSESVCFFLGALSTMPAVKSFALYAALAVLMDFVLQMTAFVAVLSLDARRQDGNRCELACCVTVKTTAPSKPNEGFLLPVMRKYYAPVLLHPVTRVIVMVVFIFMFISSIYLMFYVTVGLDQELAMPQGSYMLEYFKYLYAYFEVGVPTYFVTTKGFNFTSITGMNATCSSVGCDPFSLTQKIQYATEYPDLSYMAIPANSWVDDFIDWLNPGSKCCRLYSIGPNKGKFCPASESAFLCGKKCMKTPINGVLRPDMEQFNLFLPDFLGNRPDLQCPKGGLGAYDKAVITDESGEIIATRFMAYHTALTTSKEFTAALKIARELAHNITLSMRAIPGTSQDFEVFPYTVTYVFYEQYLTIVSEGLFNISLCLLPTFVVCCLLLGMDLRSGALNLLTIIMITVDTVGVMTLWGIDYNAVALINLVTAVGISVEFVSHMTRSFAMSIQPTHVERAKEATATMGSAVFAGVAMTNLPGIVVLAFAKAQLIQIFFFRLNLVITLLGMAHGLIFLPVLLSYFGPGVNKAVLLRLQQAKAQVLELSSNAKNIYDNISYENQENSPNPDTTPPLPRTNPAPLRTSKRQSLRNSWIKWCEWAISEHHHITNCFQLIYIYLHNHRNHKSPKQGQCM is encoded by the exons ATGGGTAGACCCACTATGAGCCGTGCCACTGCCCTGCTCACACTCCTGGCCTGTCTG GTTGTCTTAGAGGCCCGTCATGAGCCAGGATACTGTGCCTTCTACGAGGAGTGTGGTAGGAACCCAACGGTGTCGGGATCCCTCCTCCCCCCCATAATCCCCTGCCTCAACTACAGCCACGCTCGAGCCCTCAAGGGGGAGCACTACCAACAACTCAAAAAG GTCTGCCCCATGCTGGACCGTGGAGAGGGCAGCACCACCGCCTGCTGCTCTATAAAGCAGCTCAAGTCCCTGGAAATGAGCCTGATGTTGTCCAAGGCAGTGCTCATGCGCTGCCCCTCCTGTGCTGACAACTTTGCCCACCTCCACTGCATCAACACCTGCAGCCCTAACCAGACCACAACCATTAACGTGACACGCACCATGAACATCACCACCTTGGGGATTGTCAAAGAGGCCGTGGTGGGTTACCAGGCCTACTTGTCCACCTCGTTTGCCGACAAATCCTTTGAGTCCTGCAAGAACGTGAGGATACCCGCCACGGGGGGGTATGCCATCGCTACCATGTGTGGACGCTATGGCTCAGCACTGTGTACTGCTCAGCGCTGGTATGACTTCCAGGGAGACTCCAGTAATGGCCTGGCCCCACTGGACATCGACTTCAGGCTGATTCCAGAAGGGGTCACCGAGGGGATACCCGATGGGGTAGTGCCTTATGCTGGTAGGGCTCTGGGGTGTAACGAGATGACCCCAACAGGGGCAGAGGTTTGCTCCTGCCAGGACTGCCAGGCCTCGTGCCCGGTCATACCCTCTCCCCCACCACCCGCAGAACCCTTCACCATTGGGGGGGTGGACGGCTACCTGGTGCTATGTGTGATCTTCCTCTGCGTTCTCATCCTAGCCTTCCTGCTCTTTGTGCTCTCCACCTACCTCCTGGGGAAGGAAGAGGGCAAGGACTCTgagaaagggaaaggaaaggggaaaGGGATGGATAAGAATGGGAACAATGTGAATGAGAGGCTGATTGAACCGTGGGAGGTGACGTGTACAGACAAGAACAGCCTGGCTACTCAGGAGATCCTGGGCTTTGTGTTCCAGGCATGGGGCACCCTCATCGCCTCACACCCCCTCAAGGTGCTGCTAGCGTCGGCTGTGGTCATAGCTGTCTTCGCCACAGGACTCATGCACATCGAACTGACCACCGACCCGGTCCAGCTGTGGTCCGCCCCAAACAGCCGCGCCCGTATGGAGAAGGACTTCCACGACAAGCACTTTGACCCATTCTTTAGAACCAACCAGCTGATCCTGACAGCGCCGGGCCGACCTGGTCACTTCTACGACTCGTTGCTGTTCGGGAAGCAGAACTTCAGTGGAATCATTGCCAAAGACCTGATCCTGGAACTTCTAGAGCTGCAGAAAAAGATTCAG AACATTGAGTTCTGGTCGAATGATCTGAACCGTACGGCAAGTCTGAAGGATGTGTGCTTCGCGCCTCTCAACCCCTCCAACTCCTCCCTGACCGACTGTGCTGTCAACAGCCTGCCCCAGTACTTCCAGAACAGTGTGGACAACCTCAACGCTAAAGTCAACATGACGGAGCTGGGAGTGACCAAGGAGGTGGACTGGAGAGACCACTTCATCTACTGCGTCAA CTCTCCCCTGTCGTTCAAAGACATCACTGACCTGCAGTTGAGCTGCATGGCTGATTATGGAGCACCAGTCTTCCCCTTCCTCGCAGTGGGAGGATATGAGA ATGAGGGCTACACTACAGCAGAAGCTCTCATCCTGACATTCTCCCTCAATAACTACCCTCGAGACAACGTTAAGTTCAAGGTGGCCCTGGAGTGGGAGCAGAGGTTCCTGGACATAGTCCAAGAGTACCAGAAGAGTCCAGGCAACCCGTTCACCTTTGCGTACATGGCTGAG aggTCACTGGAGGATGAGATTAACAGGACGACAGCGGAGGACATCCCCATCTTCATGATCAGCTATGCTGTTATCTTTGTGTACATCGCTGTGGCTCTGGGGGAGTACACCTCCTTCAGTCGAATACTG GTGGACTCAAAGTTCCTGGTTGGTCTGGGTGGTATCCTGGTGGTGGGCTGCTCTGTCCTGGCCTCCATGGGTTTCTACGCCTGGATCGGTATCCCCTCCTCTCTGGTCATCCTCCAGGTTGTCCCCTTCCTGGTGCTGGCCGTAGGAGCTGACAACATCTTTATCTTCGTCCTGgagtaccag agggacGCACGGAGGCCAGGCGAGAAGAGGGAGGAGCAGATCGGACGTGTCCTTGGAAATGTAGCTCCCAGCATGCTCCTGTGCTCTCTCTCCGAGTCTGTCTGCTTCTTCCTGG GCGCTCTGAGCACCATGCCTGCTGTCAAGTCCTTCGCTCTGTACGCTGCCCTGGCTGTGCTCATGGACTTCGTGCTGCAGATGACGGCCTTCGTGGCGGTGCTGTCCCTGGACGCCCGACGGCAGGACGGGAACCGCTGCGAGCTGGCCTGCTGCGTCACCGTCAAGACCACGGCCCCCTCCAAACCCAACGAGGGTTTCCTTCTGCCCGTCATGAGGAAATACTATGCCCCCGTCCTCCTTCACCCCGTCACCAGGGTCATAGTG atGGTTGTGTTCATCTTTATGTTCATCTCCTCCATCTACCTGATGTTCTATGTGACAGTGGGCCTGGATCAGGAGCTGGCTATGCCCCAG GGTTCCTACATGTTGGAGTACTTCAAGTACCTGTATGCATACTTTGAGGTGGGCGTCCCAACCTATTTTGTCACAACAAAGGGCTTTAACTTCACCAGCATAACGGGTATGAATGCAACCTGCTCCAGCGTGGGCTgtgaccctttctctctcactcagaaGATCCAGTACGCCACTGAATACCCTGACCT ATCTTACATGGCCATCCCAGCAAACTCGTGGGTGGACGACTTCATTGACTGGCTTAACCCTGGATCCAAATGCTGTCGGCTCTATTCCATCGGTCCTAACAAAGGGAAATTCTGTCCCGCGAGCGAAT cgGCCTTCCTGTGTGGGAAGAAGTGTATGAAGACTCCCATTAACGGGGTACTGAGGCCCGACATGGAGCAATTCAACCTCTTCCTACCAGACTTCCTAGGCAACAGGCCCGACCTGCAGTGCCCTAAGGG AGGTCTAGGAGCCTATGACAAGGCTGTGATCACAGATGAGAGTGGAGAAATTATAG CCACCAGGTTCATGGCGTACCACACGGCCCTGACCACCTCCAAGGAGTTCACTGCAGCTCTAAAAATAGCCAGAGAGCTGGCCCACAACATCACCCTCAGCATGAGAGCCATACCTGGCACATCCCAGGACTTTGAGGTCTTCCCCTACAC gGTGACCTATGTGTTCTATGAACAGTACCTGACCATTGTGTCTGAGGGACTGTTTAACATCTCCCTGTGCCTACTGCCAACCTTCGTGGTGTGCTGTCTGCTGCTGGGCATGGACCTGCGCTCCGGCGCTCTCAACCTCCTCACCATCATCATGATCACCGTGGATACCGTGGGCGTCATGACACTGTGGGGCATCGACTACAACGCTGTGGCTCTTATCAACCTGGTCACG GCAGTGGGTATCTCTGTGGAGTTTGTATCTCACATGACACGTTCCTTTGCCATGAGCATCCAGCCGACACATGTAGAGAGAGCCAAGGAGGCTACTGCTACTATGGGCAGTGCG GTGTTTGCTGGCGTCGCCATGACGAACCTGCCTGGCATAGTTGTGTTGGCATTTGCCAAAGCCCAGCTCATCCAGATATTCTTCTTCCGTTTAAACCTGGTTATCACTCTGCTGGGCATGGCCCATGGCCTTATATTCCTGCCCGTGCTGCTCAGCTACTTTG gtCCTGGAGTGAATAAAGCAGTGTTGCTACGGCTACAGCAGGCCAAGGCCCAGGTGCTGGAGCTGAGTAGCAACGCCAAGAACATCTATGACAacatcagctatgaaaaccaggagAACAGCCCCAACCCAGACACCACCCCCCCATTACCCCGTACGAACCCCGCACCACTGAGAACCTCAAAAAG acaATCTCTGAGGAACAGCTGGATAAAGTGGTGTGAGTGGGCCATTTCTGAACACCACCACATAACCAACTGTTTCCAGTTGATCTACATATACCTCCATAACCATAGGAACCACAAGAGCCCGAAGCAAGGACAATGTATGTAG
- the ykt6 gene encoding synaptobrevin homolog YKT6 (The RefSeq protein has 1 substitution compared to this genomic sequence), whose protein sequence is MKLYSLSVLHKGATKSNLLKSAYDLSSFSFFQRSSVQEFMTFTSALIVERSAHSSRASVKEQGYLCHVYVRNDSLSAVVIADSEYPQRVAFTLLDKVLEEFSRQVESIDWPSGNPDTINYKALDIHLAKYQNPREADAMTKVQAELDETKIILHNTMESLLERGEKLDDLVQKSEHLGNQSKVFYKTARKQNSLRSGSDIFISSAQ, encoded by the exons ATGAAGCTGTACAGCCTAAGCGTCCTCCACAAAGGAGCGACTAAATCCAATCTCCTCAAATCCgcatatgacctctcctccttcaGTTTCTTCCAGCGCTCCAG TGTCCAAGAGTTCATGACCTTCACCAGCGCCTTGATTGTGGAGCGTTCTGCACACGGCAGCCGAGCCTCAGTCAAAGAACAAG GGTACCTGTGCCATGTGTATGTACGGAATGACAGTCTGAGTGCAGTGGTGATAGCAGACAGCGAGTACCCCCAAAGAGTCGCCTTCACACTACTAGACAAA GTGCTAGAGGAGTTCTCCAGGCAAGTGGAAAGTATAGACTGGCCATCTGGAAACCCAGACACCATCAACTACAAAGCCCTGGACATCCACCTGGCCAAATACCAG AACCCCAGAGAGGCAGATGCAATGACCAAAGTGCAGGCTGAGCTAGACGAGACAAAAATCATTTTG CACAACACCATGGAGTCTCtgttggagagaggggagaagctgGATGACCTGGTGCAGAAGTCTGAACACCTGGGGAACCAGTCTAAAGTCTTTTATAAGACT GCACGGAAGCAGAA CTCATTAAGGTCTGGTAGTGACATTTTTATTTCCTCTGCCCAGTAG
- the ykt6 gene encoding synaptobrevin homolog YKT6 isoform X1, with product MKLYSLSVLHKGATKSNLLKSAYDLSSFSFFQRSSVQEFMTFTSALIVERSAHGSRASVKEQGYLCHVYVRNDSLSAVVIADSEYPQRVAFTLLDKVLEEFSRQVESIDWPSGNPDTINYKALDIHLAKYQNPREADAMTKVQAELDETKIILHNTMESLLERGEKLDDLVQKSEHLGNQSKVFYKTARKQNSCCEVM from the exons ATGAAGCTGTACAGCCTAAGCGTCCTCCACAAAGGAGCGACTAAATCCAATCTCCTCAAATCCgcatatgacctctcctccttcaGTTTCTTCCAGCGCTCCAG TGTCCAAGAGTTCATGACCTTCACCAGCGCCTTGATTGTGGAGCGTTCTGCACACGGCAGCCGAGCCTCAGTCAAAGAACAAG GGTACCTGTGCCATGTGTATGTACGGAATGACAGTCTGAGTGCAGTGGTGATAGCAGACAGCGAGTACCCCCAAAGAGTCGCCTTCACACTACTAGACAAA GTGCTAGAGGAGTTCTCCAGGCAAGTGGAAAGTATAGACTGGCCATCTGGAAACCCAGACACCATCAACTACAAAGCCCTGGACATCCACCTGGCCAAATACCAG AACCCCAGAGAGGCAGATGCAATGACCAAAGTGCAGGCTGAGCTAGACGAGACAAAAATCATTTTG CACAACACCATGGAGTCTCtgttggagagaggggagaagctgGATGACCTGGTGCAGAAGTCTGAACACCTGGGGAACCAGTCTAAAGTCTTTTATAAGACT GCACGGAAGCAGAACTCATGCTGTGAGGTCATGTGA